GATGAGTCTTTTTATGACCCACGCCGCAATGAACTTCGGACTGTCTGCGGGGATCATGGTCCTGTTTTCGTTTGTTTTCTACCGCATCCTTTTTAGTGGTGAACGAAGTCAATTGTATTTTCTTCTCCTCATTGGTCTCGTACTTGGGACATTCTTCTCCAGCCTGAGTACATTCATGCAAGTAATTATCGATCCCAATGAATTCATGGCCATTCAAGGGCAGATGTTTGCGAGTTTTAACAACGTTAATCGTGATTTACTTGGTCTTGCATCTATTCTTTTTGTACTTCTTCTTCTGCCCATTCGAATAGAAATGAGAACACTCGATGTACTCCTTCTAGGCAGAGATCATGCTGTTAATCTTGGCGTATCCTACACACGAGTCGTCAAGAGACTTTTAATTCTTGTAGCTGTTTTAATATCACTGGCTACGGCACTGGTCGGTCCGATTACTTTCTTAGGCTTGCTGGTCGCAAACGTAACCTATCAAATGTTCAAAACATATGAACACCGGATACTCCTTCCAGCGAGTATGCTTACGGGAATGATTTCATTGGTGCTCGGTCAACTTGTTGTGCAGCACGTATTCACCTTCGAGACCACACTCAGTGTCATCATCAATTTTATCGGAGGAATATACTTTCTTTATCTATTGTTAAAGGAGCGATCCTAAATGCTTGAAGCATTGAAACTTTTTAAAAGTTACCGATCAAATCCTGTAGTCAAGGATGTCTCGGTATCCATACAAAAAGGAACGATTACCACCTTCATCGGACCTAACGGTGCCGGGAAAAGTACCCTGTTGTCCATGGTCAGCCGCCTGATCACATCGGATCATGGTCAAGTGTCCATTGATGGACAGTCCATCAAACACTATAAGGATCGGGACTTTGCCAAAAAAGTTGCGATACTAAAACAGTCCAATTTCATGAATGTCCGCCTAACGATCCGTGATCTCGTCTCGTTTGGCCGGTTCCCCTATTCTCAAGGTTATCTGACAGAGGAGGATTGGGAGAAAGTTGATGAAGCCATTGACTATTTGGAACTAGGAGACATGCAAGATCAATACCTCGATGAGTTAAGCGGCGGCCAGCGTCAGCGGGCCTTTATCGCCATGGTCCTCGCCCAGGATACGGATTACATTCTCCTGGACGAACCATTAAATAACCTGGATATGAAACACTCCGTACAGATTATGAAAGTCCTTCGCAAAATGGTCGACGAATTGGGAAAGACGGTTGTGCTCGTCATCCATGATATCAATTTTGCCTCGTGCTATTCCGATTACATTGTCGCCATGAAACACGGAAAGGTCATTAAAGAAGGTTATAAATGTGATGTCATTCAAAGCGGCGTATTGAAAAAAATCTATGACCTTGACTTTCACGTACAAGAGATCAACAATCAGCAAATCTGCGTCTACTTTTCTTAAAATACTTATTGGAGGAATCATTCATGAGAAAAACATCATTATTAATAATTGCCAGCTTGATCACTGCAGGACTGACTGCTTGCGGTGATAAAGAATCTGAAGTTGGTGCAAACACGGCTGAAAACAACCAGGATAATCTGGAATCCGAAGATCAGATCAATGACTCAAATCTGGAACGTGAAGAAAACGGGACATCTCAATACCCGCTGACCATCTCACATGAACTCGGGGAGATCACGCTTGAGAAGAAGCCCGAAAATGTCGTCGTGTTTGATTTTGGTGTCGTGGATATTCTCAGGGATATTGAAGTGGACGTCCAAGCTGTCCCTCAAGCCAATGTGCCATCTTATCTCTCAGAATTTAAAAGTGAAGACTATGAAAATGCAGGTACTCTTTTCGAACCGGATTTCGAAGCCATTTACGGTATGGAACCCGACCTGATTATTATTTCAGGTCGCGCTGCAGATGCCTATGATGACTTGACAGAAATCGCACCAACACTTCATGTTGCAGTGGATACCGGCGACTACATGACTTCGTTCAAAGAAAATGTCCAATTGATTGGTGAGATTTTTGACAAGGAAGATGTGACAGATGCAAAACTTGAATCGATTGAATCCGATCTTGACGCACTGCATGAATTGACAGACAATACGACAGCACGCGGGTTGATTCTCATGACTTCAGAGGGTGAACTCAGCGCATATGGACCTGGTTCGCGATTTGGGATCATTCATGATGATTTCGGTGTTCCTGCTGCAGATGAGGGAATTGATGAAGCCAATCACGGGATGAATGTTTCCTTCGAATATGTTCTTGAAACCAATCCGGAATACATCTTTGTCATGGACCGGGGCGCGGTCGTCAGTCCAGGCGAGGGAGAGTCTGCCGCAGAAACGCTCGCCAATGATCTGGTGATGAATACAACGGCTTATAAGGAGGATCAGATTGTAGAATTAAATCCGGAGTACTGGTACATTTCCGCAGGAGGACTCACATCCGTATCGGGTATGATACTGGACATAAAAGCGGCTTTTGAATAAGCGGGTATGAACGTGATGTAAACCTCTTCAGGTCTGAATTGTCCAACCATTTTAACGTAAAATGATCGTTTATAATCCAAAAACTATTCTCAACTTTTATTTGACAGAGCCATACGTCTTCACTAAAACAAACAAAAGCTGAACCGGGATTCCCTGGTTCAGCCTTTTTTCATTTCAGATAGCTTTCCACTGCCTGGGTCACTTCGTAGGCTGTGTGGTCAAGCTTGGAATTTTCAAATGCATGTTCACACTCTTTCTTATAAGCCATATCTTCATCGTAATGAGCCAGGTGCTTTGCAATGACAGATGAGGCATCGCCGCGCTCCACCTGACGTTCCCGAAGGGTTTGACGGTCTGCATACAGAAAAATTCTGACAACTTTTTTCCCGTACAGTTTTTTCAGGATTTCTGCGCCCTCTGTGTTCATCACCAGATAAATACAGCCCTTCTCCTGGAAACGTTTCTTGATTTCCATTTCCTTAATGCCATATTGATACCCGTTGATTCGTACGTTTTCGAGAAATTCCCCTTTCTCTTTTGCCGCACGAAACTCATCATCGGTAATGAAGTAATAATCTCTGCCTTCCACTTCATAAGACCGCTTCGGTCGAGTCGTATATGAGATGACACCTTTCATCTGCAGCGTACTCTGAGCCACCAGATTGGCAACTGTCTTTCTCCCGGAACCGTCCGGTCCTGTGAAGACGAACATCATCTCCTGTTCCTTCAAATCATACATTGTATCTGATCCTCCCCTGTACCGATTTTCAATTAAGCTTGTCTGTTTCTGTTCACCATTATACGTCAGAAGGACCAATAAATCTTGTATTTCAATCGATTGTCATAAAAAACTTCTTATTTAAATTGTGCTTTTTGAGGAAAAACGGAAGATCGTCGTCTTCGAAAAAGCATCTCCTGCTTTCAGGATACATTGATCCAATGCATTCGGACGGAACTGAGTTTCAACACAGATGCCCTGGTACTTCAAGTAACGTTCTCCATCAAACTTATTGCCTGTATAAATGACCACTGCCTCATCATCTGTATCAACTGCCATTTGCAGCCCATGTCCTTCCAGCAGGATGTCCGGTTTTCTGGATTTGTTCAATAAAAACGGATGATCCACGCCACCACCCACCTGTACCAGTTGAGGATGTCCGGCGGCAGGTAAAAACGATAAGGACTTCCCTTGGCGGAAATCGAAGTCCGGTTCCTGATCAACAGTTACCGGCGATCCCGGAATATCCTCCGGTTCAAGAAACAGGACACGGTCACTGTCGAGGGTCAGCTGATGTTCTGTTACCTCTTTTTTTTCACCGGAAAGATTGAAATACGTATGCTGAGTCAAATTCAAAGGCGTATCCTCTGACGCTTCTGCCAGGTAGCTGATTTTCCATTCGGCTTCATCTGTCACTTCATACGTTACTGAAATGCGGACATCACCAGGGTATCCGCCATCCCCATCCGGGCTAATCACTGTGCAGACGACTTTGTTGTTTGCTGTCTGTCTGAGCTCCCAATCTTTTTTCGCAATCGTAGCATCGCCACCGTGTAAATGATGACGACCTTCATTTGCCGGAAGATTCAATACTTTTCCACCCGGCATTTTCACTCGCCCCTCGCCCTGACGTCCAGCAGATCGACCGATTGCTGCACCGAGGAAATACGGATTCGATTGGTACTCCGCATCCTCTTCATAAGAAACCACGAGATTTCGTTGTTCACCGCTCTCAGAAGTAAACCAAAGGTCCGTCACTGCTGCGCCTGTAGGGATCACTCTCAACTTCATGGTTCCTGTACTGTTCTCAATCATGACTGCTTGATTTGTCTCATTCAAGACGATTCCACCTCCGTTAAAAGTCAGGCGCGGAATTCTTCCAGTCTGTGATGAATGGAT
This Salisediminibacterium beveridgei DNA region includes the following protein-coding sequences:
- a CDS encoding iron ABC transporter ATP-binding protein — encoded protein: MLEALKLFKSYRSNPVVKDVSVSIQKGTITTFIGPNGAGKSTLLSMVSRLITSDHGQVSIDGQSIKHYKDRDFAKKVAILKQSNFMNVRLTIRDLVSFGRFPYSQGYLTEEDWEKVDEAIDYLELGDMQDQYLDELSGGQRQRAFIAMVLAQDTDYILLDEPLNNLDMKHSVQIMKVLRKMVDELGKTVVLVIHDINFASCYSDYIVAMKHGKVIKEGYKCDVIQSGVLKKIYDLDFHVQEINNQQICVYFS
- a CDS encoding aldose epimerase family protein; translation: MNETNQAVMIENSTGTMKLRVIPTGAAVTDLWFTSESGEQRNLVVSYEEDAEYQSNPYFLGAAIGRSAGRQGEGRVKMPGGKVLNLPANEGRHHLHGGDATIAKKDWELRQTANNKVVCTVISPDGDGGYPGDVRISVTYEVTDEAEWKISYLAEASEDTPLNLTQHTYFNLSGEKKEVTEHQLTLDSDRVLFLEPEDIPGSPVTVDQEPDFDFRQGKSLSFLPAAGHPQLVQVGGGVDHPFLLNKSRKPDILLEGHGLQMAVDTDDEAVVIYTGNKFDGERYLKYQGICVETQFRPNALDQCILKAGDAFSKTTIFRFSSKSTI
- a CDS encoding iron chelate uptake ABC transporter family permease subunit, which translates into the protein MRHKQKFILLIVLMTLLSVLFMTISSGGNWEYTLPRRGRSLVAMILTGSAIAYSTVIFQSITNNKILTPSIIGLDSLYMLVQTFMIFTFGSMSLFMTHAAMNFGLSAGIMVLFSFVFYRILFSGERSQLYFLLLIGLVLGTFFSSLSTFMQVIIDPNEFMAIQGQMFASFNNVNRDLLGLASILFVLLLLPIRIEMRTLDVLLLGRDHAVNLGVSYTRVVKRLLILVAVLISLATALVGPITFLGLLVANVTYQMFKTYEHRILLPASMLTGMISLVLGQLVVQHVFTFETTLSVIINFIGGIYFLYLLLKERS
- a CDS encoding guanylate kinase: MYDLKEQEMMFVFTGPDGSGRKTVANLVAQSTLQMKGVISYTTRPKRSYEVEGRDYYFITDDEFRAAKEKGEFLENVRINGYQYGIKEMEIKKRFQEKGCIYLVMNTEGAEILKKLYGKKVVRIFLYADRQTLRERQVERGDASSVIAKHLAHYDEDMAYKKECEHAFENSKLDHTAYEVTQAVESYLK
- a CDS encoding siderophore ABC transporter substrate-binding protein encodes the protein MRKTSLLIIASLITAGLTACGDKESEVGANTAENNQDNLESEDQINDSNLEREENGTSQYPLTISHELGEITLEKKPENVVVFDFGVVDILRDIEVDVQAVPQANVPSYLSEFKSEDYENAGTLFEPDFEAIYGMEPDLIIISGRAADAYDDLTEIAPTLHVAVDTGDYMTSFKENVQLIGEIFDKEDVTDAKLESIESDLDALHELTDNTTARGLILMTSEGELSAYGPGSRFGIIHDDFGVPAADEGIDEANHGMNVSFEYVLETNPEYIFVMDRGAVVSPGEGESAAETLANDLVMNTTAYKEDQIVELNPEYWYISAGGLTSVSGMILDIKAAFE